In Nostoc sp. UHCC 0926, a single genomic region encodes these proteins:
- a CDS encoding carbon dioxide-concentrating mechanism protein CcmK, with protein MPIAVGMIETKGFPAVVEAADAMVKAARVTLVGYEKIGSARVTVIVRGDVSEVQASVAAGVEAAKRVNGGEVLSTHIIARPHENLEYVLPIRYTEAVEQFRT; from the coding sequence ATGCCAATTGCAGTTGGAATGATTGAAACGAAGGGCTTTCCAGCAGTCGTAGAAGCTGCTGATGCGATGGTGAAAGCCGCCCGTGTCACTTTAGTAGGGTATGAAAAAATTGGTAGCGCTCGCGTCACCGTAATAGTTAGGGGAGATGTATCTGAAGTGCAAGCTTCCGTAGCTGCCGGGGTTGAAGCGGCGAAAAGAGTAAATGGTGGTGAAGTCTTATCCACTCACATCATTGCTCGTCCTCATGAAAACCTGGAATACGTCTTGCCGATTCGTTACACAGAAGCTGTGGAACAGTTCCGTACCTAA
- a CDS encoding carbon dioxide-concentrating mechanism protein CcmK, with protein sequence MSIAVGMVETLGFPAVVEAADAMVKAARVTLVGYEKIGSGRVTVIVRGDVSEVQASVAAGVESVKRVNGGQVLSTHIIARPHENLEYVLPIRYTEDVEQFRENVNAIRPFGRRP encoded by the coding sequence ATGTCAATTGCAGTGGGAATGGTTGAAACGCTAGGCTTTCCAGCGGTAGTGGAAGCTGCTGATGCGATGGTGAAGGCTGCCCGTGTTACTCTAGTCGGCTATGAAAAAATCGGCAGTGGTAGAGTTACGGTGATTGTCCGGGGTGACGTGTCGGAAGTGCAAGCTTCTGTGGCCGCAGGTGTTGAATCAGTGAAGCGAGTCAACGGCGGACAAGTGTTATCAACTCACATCATTGCTCGTCCTCACGAGAACTTGGAATACGTCCTACCAATTCGTTATACAGAAGACGTAGAGCAGTTCCGGGAAAATGTGAATGCAATTCGTCCTTTCGGTAGAAGACCGTAA